One window from the genome of Candidatus Binatia bacterium encodes:
- a CDS encoding TetR/AcrR family transcriptional regulator, with product MKTKRAGGSGVGRGVQAERSDETRERVINAAIQCIAEYGYKHASVTRIAERSGVSWGGIQHHFGTKDAIIQAVLDNALDEFLLDSQRISPTDETLENRVKVMVEGAWRLMNRPGFRAFFEITLSHRHEPPRRNPARRYRARVWNVIIAAWDHLFGHLNLSQERVELARRVTFATLGGMVVESMMRTDSRSFDGPL from the coding sequence GTGAAGACGAAACGCGCGGGCGGCTCGGGCGTGGGCCGAGGCGTGCAGGCGGAGCGGAGCGACGAGACCCGGGAGCGCGTGATCAACGCCGCGATTCAGTGCATCGCGGAGTACGGCTACAAGCACGCCAGCGTCACCCGGATCGCCGAACGCTCGGGGGTGTCCTGGGGTGGCATCCAGCACCACTTCGGCACCAAGGATGCCATCATCCAGGCGGTGCTCGATAACGCGCTCGACGAGTTCTTGCTGGACAGCCAGCGCATCTCGCCCACCGACGAGACTCTGGAGAACCGCGTCAAGGTGATGGTTGAAGGAGCCTGGCGGCTCATGAACCGCCCAGGGTTCCGCGCTTTTTTCGAGATCACGCTCAGTCACCGCCATGAACCTCCGAGGCGGAACCCGGCGCGCCGCTACCGGGCGCGAGTCTGGAACGTGATCATCGCTGCGTGGGATCATCTCTTCGGGCACCTGAACCTGTCGCAGGAGCGGGTGGAGCTGGCGCGTCGCGTGACGTTCGCGACGCTGGGAGGGATGGTGGTGGAGTCGATGATGCGGACCGACTCGCGCAGCTTCGACGGGCCGCTCG
- a CDS encoding acyl-CoA dehydrogenase family protein, with product MDFDLTPEQDRLQREIYEYLERLVTPALLAELQDKPEAGGPEDAPEYTKCLHRLGDDGWLGIGWPKEYGGQGKGPIEQYIFFDAVSGYHALPIPMLSLNAIGPTIMQVGTPEQKDRFLPPILKGRLNIGVGYTESGAGSDLASLRTTAVRDGDDYVITGQKVFTTLAEFCDYIWLAARTDPTAKKHKGISIFMVDTKSPGFTFDPIHIMGGFKSNITYYDDVRVPKDCLIGEENAGWYYINAQLAMERIGLVAHSRAGRLVDEMIRWVKQATLDGARLADVPWVRTRLAEMARDTEVLRLMNYRVAWQISQGVVPFAEASMVKIFGSELFQRIHGLSLQMMGLFGQLEPGSELAPIGGKLEREYLAKMLLTFGGGANEVLRDVVAIMGLGMPRSR from the coding sequence ATGGATTTCGACCTCACACCCGAGCAAGATCGGTTACAGCGGGAGATCTACGAGTATCTGGAGCGGCTGGTGACTCCCGCGCTGCTGGCGGAGCTGCAGGACAAGCCCGAGGCTGGAGGTCCCGAGGACGCGCCGGAGTACACCAAGTGTCTACACCGCCTCGGCGACGATGGCTGGCTGGGCATCGGTTGGCCCAAGGAGTATGGCGGCCAGGGCAAGGGGCCCATCGAGCAGTACATCTTTTTCGACGCGGTGTCCGGGTATCACGCGCTGCCTATCCCCATGCTGTCGCTGAACGCGATCGGACCCACCATCATGCAAGTGGGGACGCCCGAACAGAAGGACCGGTTTTTGCCGCCGATTTTGAAAGGGCGGCTCAACATCGGCGTCGGCTACACGGAATCAGGCGCCGGCAGCGATCTCGCCTCGCTCAGGACCACGGCGGTCAGAGATGGCGACGACTATGTGATCACCGGCCAAAAGGTCTTCACCACCCTGGCGGAGTTCTGCGACTACATCTGGCTCGCGGCACGGACGGATCCGACGGCGAAGAAGCACAAGGGCATCTCGATTTTCATGGTCGACACCAAGAGTCCGGGTTTCACGTTCGACCCTATCCACATCATGGGTGGATTCAAATCAAACATCACGTACTACGACGATGTCCGCGTGCCGAAGGATTGCCTCATCGGCGAGGAGAACGCCGGCTGGTACTACATCAACGCGCAGTTGGCGATGGAGCGGATCGGTCTGGTGGCCCATTCGCGCGCCGGGCGACTGGTCGACGAAATGATCCGCTGGGTCAAGCAGGCGACACTCGACGGGGCTCGGCTCGCCGACGTGCCGTGGGTGCGGACGCGGCTGGCCGAGATGGCAAGGGACACCGAGGTGCTCAGGCTGATGAACTATCGCGTGGCCTGGCAGATCTCCCAGGGCGTCGTGCCGTTCGCCGAGGCGTCGATGGTCAAGATCTTCGGCTCCGAGCTGTTCCAGCGCATCCACGGGTTGAGCCTGCAGATGATGGGGCTGTTCGGGCAGTTGGAGCCGGGGAGCGAGCTGGCCCCGATCGGGGGGAAGCTCGAGCGCGAGTATCTGGCGAAGATGTTGCTGACCTTTGGGGGTGGTGCGAACGAGGTGCTGCGGGACGTCGTGGCCATCATGGGCCTCGGCATGCCGCGGTCGCGCTAG